A single genomic interval of Hafnia alvei harbors:
- the flgA gene encoding flagellar basal body P-ring formation chaperone FlgA: MKETAKPSTSSARKQIYALAVEVATADINREAKRKNWKDFNAKMNVFIPSEVSGYRVCSQPLQAALPTGDKRDLSRLRYDIRCEDANGWEVDVTVKPDIYLPVVVAKNTLERGAVISPSDIELKKRNISSSRAGVITNPDDVVGLTVKRRIRDLQPISPAQLDQPIMVDRGQRVVMIAEQDGIEARTMGEAMKKGRKGDMIKVKNESSQRVVSAVVDNIGVVRMLYAPGQ; the protein is encoded by the coding sequence ATGAAAGAAACCGCCAAGCCCAGCACGTCTAGCGCGCGCAAGCAGATTTATGCCCTCGCGGTGGAAGTGGCCACGGCCGATATCAATCGCGAAGCCAAACGTAAAAATTGGAAAGATTTCAATGCGAAAATGAACGTGTTTATTCCGTCAGAGGTCAGCGGCTATCGGGTTTGCTCTCAGCCGTTGCAGGCTGCGCTGCCCACGGGAGATAAACGCGATCTGAGCCGTCTGCGTTATGACATTCGCTGTGAAGATGCCAACGGGTGGGAGGTCGACGTAACCGTGAAACCGGATATCTATTTACCGGTGGTTGTGGCGAAGAACACCCTTGAGCGCGGTGCGGTCATCTCCCCTTCTGATATCGAGTTAAAAAAACGCAATATCTCCAGCAGCCGTGCGGGGGTCATCACCAATCCTGACGACGTTGTGGGGTTAACGGTGAAACGCCGCATTCGCGATTTACAGCCGATTAGCCCTGCCCAGCTCGATCAGCCCATCATGGTCGATCGCGGCCAGCGCGTCGTTATGATTGCCGAACAAGACGGCATCGAGGCTCGCACCATGGGCGAAGCGATGAAAAAAGGCCGTAAAGGCGACATGATCAAAGTGAAAAACGAAAGCAGCCAGCGTGTGGTCAGCGCCGTTGTCGACAATATTGGCGTCGTGCGAATGCTGTACGCACCGGGCCAGTAA
- the flgM gene encoding flagellar biosynthesis anti-sigma factor FlgM has protein sequence MKVTPTQYNLTQAVNNTANTKSANAESATTLRTQATTSVDPVLGEAQGQLAAMPEVDMDRVNAMKDAISAGKIDINLDELTLAIEKYYKG, from the coding sequence ATGAAAGTAACGCCAACCCAGTACAACCTGACTCAGGCCGTCAACAATACTGCAAACACCAAGAGTGCCAATGCAGAGTCTGCGACCACCTTACGTACTCAGGCCACCACATCGGTTGATCCCGTGCTGGGTGAAGCGCAGGGGCAACTTGCGGCTATGCCGGAAGTCGATATGGATCGCGTTAACGCGATGAAAGACGCCATCAGCGCCGGAAAAATTGACATCAATCTGGACGAACTCACGCTCGCCATAGAGAAATATTACAAAGGATAG
- a CDS encoding flagella synthesis protein FlgN — protein MTTPAQKVNTLIQDIVSDRKIYIELIGQLEKQRAYIIARNADDLSTLNHELVENYQRLTESAQKRHDILQSLGVAGGRKGITDLFARLPEQHQPKVNALWADLEQQAKRCKEINERNGVMLHMQQDIVNNLINAAQPEAYLYQEG, from the coding sequence ATGACTACGCCTGCGCAAAAGGTTAATACGCTAATTCAAGATATCGTCAGTGACCGAAAGATCTATATTGAGCTTATCGGCCAACTCGAAAAGCAGCGCGCCTACATTATTGCGCGCAACGCCGACGATCTCAGCACGCTCAATCATGAACTGGTCGAAAACTACCAGCGCCTGACAGAAAGTGCGCAAAAACGGCATGACATTTTACAGTCTCTGGGCGTTGCCGGAGGACGTAAAGGCATCACCGATCTTTTTGCTCGCCTGCCCGAACAGCATCAGCCTAAGGTCAACGCACTGTGGGCTGATCTTGAGCAACAGGCCAAACGCTGTAAAGAAATCAATGAGCGCAACGGCGTGATGCTGCACATGCAGCAGGATATTGTGAATAACCTGATTAATGCCGCCCAGCCGGAAGCTTATTTGTATCAGGAAGGGTGA
- a CDS encoding NTP transferase domain-containing protein: MSTIKHAVIAAAGLGSRLGMGCPKCLIKINGTPLIAYLLKLLEDVEDVRIVVGYQEQEVMECVLRYRKDITFVRNPNYRTTSTLTSYFMGAEGISERCMFMDADIIFQPESFIGFKQFCAENNRQDIIGVTAAKTRDAVYVSLDNEKVSSFSRENITEFEWANLCYISSSLLTKQGDSVFQQLSQYLPLMSYQIKSYEIDTKCDLLTATESQVAEDVYYCM; encoded by the coding sequence ATGTCGACTATTAAACACGCTGTAATTGCGGCTGCTGGGTTGGGCAGTCGCCTTGGAATGGGGTGTCCAAAATGCCTAATAAAAATCAACGGAACGCCTTTAATTGCCTATCTTCTCAAGCTATTAGAGGATGTTGAAGATGTAAGAATTGTGGTTGGCTATCAAGAGCAAGAAGTGATGGAGTGTGTTTTACGCTATCGCAAAGATATTACTTTTGTTAGAAATCCAAACTATCGTACAACATCTACATTAACGAGTTATTTTATGGGGGCTGAAGGGATATCTGAGCGTTGCATGTTTATGGATGCTGATATTATCTTCCAACCTGAGTCATTTATAGGCTTCAAACAGTTTTGCGCAGAAAATAATAGGCAGGATATTATCGGCGTGACAGCAGCCAAAACGCGTGATGCTGTTTATGTTTCGCTAGATAATGAAAAGGTATCATCGTTTTCAAGAGAAAATATCACTGAGTTTGAGTGGGCAAATCTTTGCTACATTTCCTCGAGCCTGCTCACGAAACAGGGGGATTCTGTTTTCCAACAGCTATCTCAGTATTTGCCCTTAATGAGCTACCAGATAAAATCGTATGAAATTGATACTAAATGCGATTTATTAACGGCGACTGAGTCTCAGGTTGCTGAGGATGTTTACTACTGTATGTAG
- a CDS encoding HAD-IB family phosphatase: protein MNTLFCFDLDGTLTRRELLPLIAAEVGLEHEFDVLTKLTIDGVISFEESLRLRFAILKTISIDKVQNVIAEAELFKNLISFIKERKDSCYVITGNLDVWIRPLMESIGCNYLCSKTNSEGDKLISLDYIMHKGQAISKLRQLFPNRVVVAIGDGNNDYEMFEAADKSISVGLTHNPSPNLIAVSDYIVYHEDSLCRLLNTL from the coding sequence ATGAATACACTATTTTGTTTTGATCTGGATGGGACACTTACGCGCAGAGAGCTGCTTCCGCTGATTGCTGCGGAAGTGGGTTTAGAACACGAGTTTGACGTGTTGACTAAGTTGACTATTGACGGTGTGATTAGCTTTGAAGAGTCTTTGCGTTTACGCTTTGCAATCCTAAAAACAATTTCGATAGACAAAGTACAGAACGTTATTGCAGAAGCAGAGTTATTCAAAAATTTAATCAGCTTCATAAAAGAACGAAAAGACTCATGCTATGTAATAACTGGAAACCTCGATGTTTGGATTCGTCCTCTGATGGAGTCGATTGGCTGTAATTATTTATGTTCAAAAACAAATTCAGAGGGAGATAAACTCATATCCCTCGATTACATCATGCATAAAGGCCAAGCTATATCAAAATTACGCCAGTTATTTCCCAATCGAGTGGTCGTCGCTATTGGCGATGGAAATAACGACTATGAGATGTTCGAAGCGGCAGATAAGTCTATTTCTGTTGGACTAACGCATAACCCTAGTCCGAACCTTATCGCCGTTTCTGATTATATTGTTTATCATGAGGATTCACTATGTCGACTATTAAACACGCTGTAA
- a CDS encoding class I SAM-dependent methyltransferase yields the protein MTTSRIYGDRQIELDSQSIYQFFEGRAEEKDKLKMTMYQPHDISSARDLHEKNVILPKLRLSNDAKVLDVGCGNGRWYDSLSNYGVSYVGVDFSPSLIAIANDTYAADENCTFITLKADDVSSHLMINGDFFSHAIVSGVMIYLSDLEITRMLKGIASCTTQGSLIYIREPVGIERRLTLNKHWSDELNSHYSAIYRTKQELIDCVCHQDENSLSIKLIDSGLMYDSTLNNRSDTQQMFFIFECL from the coding sequence ATGACTACATCAAGAATTTATGGCGATCGACAGATTGAGTTAGATAGCCAAAGTATTTATCAGTTTTTTGAAGGTCGAGCAGAAGAAAAAGATAAGCTGAAAATGACAATGTACCAGCCTCATGACATCTCTTCTGCCCGAGATTTACATGAGAAAAATGTCATTTTGCCTAAACTACGCCTTTCCAATGATGCCAAGGTTCTCGACGTGGGCTGCGGTAATGGTCGTTGGTATGATTCACTGTCAAATTATGGTGTCAGTTATGTTGGAGTAGATTTTTCTCCCTCATTGATTGCAATCGCCAATGATACCTACGCTGCGGATGAAAATTGCACATTTATCACGCTTAAAGCTGATGATGTTTCATCTCATTTAATGATTAATGGTGATTTTTTTAGCCACGCGATCGTTTCTGGTGTCATGATTTATTTGAGCGATCTTGAAATAACCAGAATGCTTAAAGGCATTGCGAGTTGTACTACCCAGGGTAGCCTAATTTATATTAGAGAGCCTGTGGGTATCGAACGTAGATTGACACTAAATAAACATTGGTCGGATGAGCTTAACTCTCATTACAGTGCGATATATCGCACTAAGCAGGAGTTAATAGACTGTGTTTGCCATCAAGATGAAAACTCACTGTCGATTAAATTGATAGATTCAGGGTTAATGTATGACTCTACATTAAATAACCGTAGTGATACCCAACAAATGTTTTTCATTTTTGAATGCCTATGA
- a CDS encoding CDP-glycerol glycerophosphotransferase family protein, with the protein MTINVDFLFQWAPGWTNYESVIAVLQSDKRFCCRLILLPFHHSGVLDHENREAREFLEQREIDYIWHEDYDFANKRPDLVFIQNPYDFTRPERFSCLELKRENIKFAYIPYGLDVGDGEQNLSYQYNMDCHNLASWIFVRSSQHKHFFKKYCSAGNKKVHVTGHPKFDAYRKYQNVNVEGKTPHTPVLLWTPHFYEEGRKGWSTFKVYCMAMLFMAINYPIKLIIRPHPLFMGRLRLCNGEVVEMFKNLISYAKTYENITFDMNPSYQDSFLNADALLADAGSFLLEFLPSKKPILYLTHSECRGLNESAKFIHESHYVASDEQDIDDFVKMLLANDDPKYDLRMQALKENIFIPEKSVGDEIRKVLLSQVRK; encoded by the coding sequence ATGACCATTAATGTAGATTTTTTATTTCAGTGGGCTCCTGGCTGGACAAACTATGAGTCAGTGATCGCTGTTCTTCAGAGTGATAAGCGATTTTGTTGTCGTTTAATCTTATTACCGTTCCACCATAGTGGAGTGTTAGATCATGAGAACAGAGAAGCTAGAGAGTTTTTAGAGCAGCGCGAAATTGATTATATTTGGCATGAGGACTACGATTTTGCTAACAAAAGGCCAGATTTGGTCTTTATACAAAATCCCTATGACTTCACACGACCAGAGCGTTTTTCTTGTCTTGAGCTCAAACGAGAAAATATAAAATTTGCCTATATTCCCTATGGTCTCGATGTTGGTGATGGCGAGCAGAATCTCTCATACCAATACAATATGGATTGCCATAATCTAGCGAGTTGGATATTTGTAAGGTCGTCCCAGCATAAGCATTTCTTTAAAAAATATTGCTCGGCGGGTAACAAAAAAGTTCATGTTACTGGGCATCCGAAATTTGATGCTTACCGAAAATATCAGAATGTGAATGTAGAGGGAAAAACGCCTCATACTCCGGTTCTACTTTGGACCCCTCATTTTTATGAAGAGGGGCGCAAAGGGTGGTCAACGTTCAAGGTTTATTGTATGGCTATGCTATTTATGGCCATTAATTATCCGATAAAACTTATTATCAGGCCCCATCCTCTATTTATGGGGAGACTTAGGCTTTGTAATGGTGAGGTAGTTGAAATGTTCAAAAACCTCATTAGCTACGCTAAGACGTACGAAAATATAACTTTTGATATGAATCCATCGTATCAGGATTCATTTCTTAACGCTGATGCGCTGCTTGCTGATGCAGGTTCATTCTTGCTTGAATTCTTGCCGTCAAAAAAACCGATACTCTATCTCACTCATTCTGAGTGTCGGGGATTAAATGAAAGCGCAAAGTTTATCCATGAAAGCCATTATGTGGCTAGCGACGAGCAGGATATTGATGATTTTGTGAAAATGCTGCTAGCTAATGATGATCCTAAATATGATTTGCGTATGCAGGCTTTGAAAGAAAATATCTTTATTCCAGAGAAAAGTGTCGGGGATGAAATACGCAAGGTTTTATTAAGCCAGGTGAGAAAATGA
- the fliB gene encoding flagellin lysine-N-methylase: protein MQLIESYQPEYVARFAALQETCVCPKCKTEQGEYPRVTQRFKNQERESLMLGCESAVRETLLNPEAFVLHPVQTQAMAEDALSPWLEQVNQQCINLTIQRAMNLECSLYAIGVLLSKAQTLSEQGDESCSQIASMGEQLMLLADQGVLQQQLGMLPPIVDSRLEALQGMGALRLNLNLPLAQKMPMMLKLSELSIMQPARLAERLQELGAAWQTQTLFTEQPHILRNALLYSLYHHVFPGIDAKNYGESFLVLARHFFRLKMLCAMWLTDNEQLTEENVVTLFSAYFAWQSTETVPFNADHTADYSLLTGLALI, encoded by the coding sequence ATGCAACTGATTGAAAGTTATCAGCCTGAATATGTGGCTCGTTTTGCGGCGCTTCAGGAGACGTGCGTCTGCCCTAAGTGTAAAACCGAGCAGGGCGAATACCCGCGTGTCACTCAACGCTTCAAGAATCAAGAGCGCGAAAGCCTGATGCTGGGCTGTGAGAGCGCGGTGCGCGAGACATTGCTCAACCCTGAGGCTTTTGTGTTACATCCAGTTCAAACACAGGCTATGGCGGAAGACGCTCTCAGCCCGTGGCTAGAACAGGTGAATCAGCAGTGCATCAATTTAACCATTCAGCGCGCCATGAACCTAGAGTGCAGCCTGTATGCCATCGGCGTGCTGTTGAGCAAAGCGCAAACTTTGTCAGAGCAAGGCGATGAATCCTGCTCGCAGATAGCTTCAATGGGTGAACAGCTGATGTTGTTGGCCGATCAAGGCGTGCTACAACAGCAACTGGGTATGTTACCGCCGATTGTGGATAGCCGACTGGAAGCGCTGCAAGGCATGGGCGCGCTACGCCTGAATCTGAATCTGCCTTTGGCGCAAAAAATGCCGATGATGCTGAAGCTCAGCGAGTTAAGCATTATGCAGCCAGCACGCTTAGCGGAACGCTTGCAGGAGCTGGGGGCTGCTTGGCAGACGCAAACTCTCTTTACCGAACAGCCACATATTTTGCGCAATGCGTTGCTGTACAGCCTATATCACCACGTATTCCCTGGTATTGATGCTAAGAACTATGGCGAGTCATTCTTGGTTCTCGCGCGTCATTTCTTCCGCCTAAAAATGCTGTGCGCGATGTGGTTAACCGATAACGAACAGCTAACCGAAGAAAACGTGGTGACGCTGTTTAGCGCGTATTTTGCCTGGCAGTCCACGGAAACGGTGCCGTTCAATGCCGATCACACCGCGGATTACAGTTTGCTGACGGGGTTGGCGCTGATTTAG
- a CDS encoding glycosyltransferase family 2 protein — MKNKLNNKKNTSSNLMNHLLQRQGNHRIEGEQPFVSVVCPSYNRREFLPYLLYIYQYQDYPADRRELIIIDDSPHSSQDLVDMLVDPSTENVRYIHSERRLMLGEKRNMLNDLANGEYIVCFDDDDYYSPQKISYQVDELQRNNALFSGSDQIYVWYSHLNKIYRTHPFGPNHALNGTFAYHKKFLRKHRYEHEAMLAEEQGFLNNFTAPVLQIDPKRAILCVSHSANTYDKDYIMSSCEPVELTLEDFVQDTNLLAHYRRLSLTPSTQPVYWECFEKVVVLFDPASEADLPDRCQALMAFGIPSERLICVPKRAESTREISQLTTHCHVLEQAQQQGWRNVLILDADIQFVKKENTVANVNGLLQALPNIEWNVVLLGAKHFEMHLMESLPSVGRVYDALCGCAYAVNSNYFNTLLTHYRECLTSLQAGAEPKAARMDMRWKELMQQHCWLAFHPSFAYLNRDWDYLQDKEIDCTHWFFRKPK, encoded by the coding sequence GTGAAAAATAAACTGAATAATAAAAAAAATACGTCGTCGAATTTGATGAACCATTTGCTCCAACGCCAGGGAAATCATCGGATTGAAGGCGAACAACCTTTTGTGAGCGTGGTGTGTCCAAGCTACAACCGCCGCGAATTTTTGCCCTATTTACTCTATATCTATCAATATCAAGATTATCCAGCCGATCGTCGTGAGCTGATTATCATCGATGATTCGCCACACAGCAGCCAAGATCTGGTTGATATGCTGGTTGACCCTAGCACGGAGAACGTACGCTATATCCACAGCGAGCGTCGTTTGATGCTGGGTGAAAAACGCAACATGCTCAATGATCTGGCTAACGGTGAATATATCGTCTGTTTCGACGATGATGACTACTATTCGCCGCAAAAAATCTCTTATCAGGTGGATGAACTCCAGCGCAACAACGCGCTGTTTTCAGGCTCCGATCAGATCTACGTTTGGTACAGCCATCTCAATAAAATCTATCGCACTCACCCTTTTGGGCCGAACCATGCGCTCAACGGTACTTTTGCCTATCACAAAAAATTTCTCAGAAAGCATCGCTATGAGCATGAGGCGATGCTGGCTGAAGAGCAGGGCTTTCTGAATAATTTTACCGCGCCGGTATTACAAATTGATCCCAAGCGCGCCATTTTGTGTGTATCGCACAGTGCTAATACCTATGACAAAGATTACATCATGTCGAGCTGTGAGCCGGTTGAGCTAACGCTGGAAGACTTTGTTCAAGATACCAATTTGCTGGCGCATTACCGCCGCCTAAGCCTGACACCTTCGACCCAGCCTGTTTATTGGGAGTGTTTTGAGAAAGTGGTGGTGCTATTTGACCCCGCTAGTGAAGCCGATTTGCCCGATCGTTGTCAGGCGCTGATGGCGTTTGGTATCCCCTCTGAACGGCTGATTTGTGTGCCTAAACGAGCGGAATCAACGCGAGAGATTTCTCAGCTCACCACGCATTGCCACGTACTGGAGCAGGCGCAGCAGCAGGGATGGCGCAACGTATTGATTTTGGACGCCGACATTCAGTTCGTGAAAAAAGAGAATACGGTTGCCAACGTCAACGGTTTGCTCCAAGCCTTACCCAACATCGAATGGAACGTGGTGCTGTTGGGGGCGAAGCATTTTGAGATGCACCTGATGGAAAGCCTGCCGTCTGTTGGCCGAGTGTATGACGCACTTTGCGGCTGCGCGTATGCCGTCAATAGCAACTATTTCAATACATTACTGACCCACTACCGTGAATGTTTAACCTCGTTGCAAGCGGGTGCTGAACCCAAAGCCGCACGCATGGATATGCGCTGGAAAGAGCTGATGCAACAACATTGCTGGCTGGCATTTCACCCCAGCTTCGCTTACCTGAACCGTGATTGGGATTACTTGCAGGATAAAGAAATTGACTGCACTCACTGGTTCTTTAGAAAACCTAAGTAA
- the fliJ gene encoding flagellar export protein FliJ, which translates to MSKMISTLEQLRQLRNRAVQDISGKLSSQKQLCQRYERNIAALTELSAGVPQLQGSSALLMNNQSGYKKNIQRVIEWQRQEQALADIQAKQLQADLVHEARREKSVELVLEQRRDFVARERERQAQKVTDAISTQCWLRRQAATR; encoded by the coding sequence ATGAGCAAGATGATTTCAACGCTGGAACAGCTGCGCCAACTGCGTAACCGTGCGGTACAGGACATCAGCGGAAAGCTCTCCTCACAGAAGCAGCTTTGCCAGCGCTATGAACGCAACATCGCTGCGCTCACTGAGCTTTCGGCCGGAGTGCCACAGCTACAGGGAAGTTCGGCACTGCTGATGAACAACCAGTCTGGCTACAAGAAAAACATTCAGCGCGTAATCGAATGGCAAAGACAGGAACAGGCGCTGGCGGATATTCAGGCTAAGCAGCTACAGGCAGATTTAGTTCACGAAGCTCGCCGTGAAAAAAGCGTGGAGCTGGTACTCGAACAGCGCCGTGATTTTGTGGCGCGCGAACGTGAGCGACAGGCTCAAAAAGTGACTGATGCGATCTCGACCCAGTGCTGGTTGCGCCGTCAGGCCGCGACGCGTTAA
- the fliI gene encoding flagellar protein export ATPase FliI: MINTDFEQALKSIENINLARVAGRLVRVNGILLECVGCRLAVGQLCRVESTEHELMDAQVVGFDRDVTYLMPFKHPAGLIAGARVFPAEKDEGVLIGDQWLGRVVNGLGEPLDAKGKLGGDTLLPQQIAQIHPLTRRPVEEPLDVGVRAINGLLTIGKGQRVGLMAGSGVGKSVLLGMITRYTQAEVVVVGLIGERGREVKEFIDNSLGAEGMAKSVIVAAPADESPLMRIKATELCHSIASYYRDKGKDVLLLVDSLTRYAMAQREIALSLGEPPATKGYPPSAFGIIPKLVETAGNSTGTGTMTAIYTVLAEGDDQQDPIVDCARAVLDGHIVLSRHLAEAGHYPAIDIGQSISRCMSQVTQRDHQRAARTLKQLYAEYMSIKPLIPLGGYVAGADPTADRAVKLSPAIHNFLQQEVSDAALLNGTISDLCLLAKA; the protein is encoded by the coding sequence ATGATAAACACCGACTTTGAGCAGGCGCTAAAATCCATTGAAAACATCAATCTGGCGCGTGTGGCCGGACGTTTGGTGCGAGTCAACGGCATTCTGCTGGAGTGCGTTGGCTGCCGCTTAGCAGTGGGGCAACTTTGCCGCGTAGAAAGCACTGAACATGAGTTGATGGATGCACAGGTTGTCGGCTTTGACCGCGATGTCACTTACCTGATGCCGTTCAAACACCCGGCCGGTTTAATTGCGGGCGCGCGCGTATTTCCAGCCGAAAAAGATGAAGGCGTGCTGATTGGCGATCAGTGGCTAGGCCGCGTGGTGAATGGATTAGGTGAACCGCTTGATGCCAAGGGCAAACTTGGCGGCGATACCTTATTACCTCAGCAAATTGCGCAAATTCACCCGCTGACGCGACGTCCGGTTGAAGAACCATTAGACGTTGGCGTGCGCGCTATTAATGGCCTGCTCACCATCGGTAAAGGGCAGCGTGTTGGTCTGATGGCCGGCAGCGGCGTGGGTAAAAGCGTGCTGCTTGGCATGATCACCCGATATACCCAAGCAGAAGTCGTCGTGGTTGGATTAATCGGTGAGCGTGGCCGAGAAGTGAAAGAATTTATTGATAATTCGCTGGGCGCTGAAGGCATGGCGAAGTCCGTGATCGTCGCGGCGCCGGCGGATGAATCGCCGCTGATGCGTATCAAAGCCACCGAGCTTTGCCACTCGATTGCCAGTTACTACCGCGACAAAGGCAAAGACGTGCTCTTGCTGGTGGATTCACTCACCCGTTATGCGATGGCACAGCGTGAAATTGCGCTGTCATTGGGCGAGCCTCCGGCAACCAAAGGCTATCCGCCTTCGGCGTTTGGCATCATTCCCAAGCTGGTAGAAACCGCAGGCAACAGCACCGGTACAGGCACCATGACGGCAATTTATACGGTTCTGGCCGAAGGTGATGACCAGCAGGATCCGATAGTGGACTGCGCGCGAGCGGTGCTCGACGGGCATATCGTTTTGTCTCGCCATTTAGCAGAAGCGGGGCACTATCCGGCAATTGATATTGGCCAGTCAATCAGCCGCTGTATGAGTCAGGTGACGCAACGCGATCACCAGCGTGCGGCACGTACCCTCAAACAGCTGTATGCCGAATATATGAGTATCAAACCGCTGATCCCTCTTGGTGGCTACGTGGCGGGAGCCGATCCCACGGCCGATCGCGCGGTAAAACTCTCCCCGGCGATCCACAATTTCTTGCAGCAGGAAGTCTCAGACGCCGCGCTGCTTAACGGCACCATCAGCGATCTTTGCCTGCTGGCAAAGGCCTAA
- the fliH gene encoding flagellar assembly protein FliH, translating into MHKENQKSVFAPLNSRRAAARQSAVPRQHKFPPLRKSWQKANGLASESGDLMQALDPAEYQKQLMDGFQDGLNRGFAQGLEEGKEEGYQEGANTGFEEGMRKGFAEGKLAGKQQFIDAAEPLDSLTAQLQRYLDGYELRRREELLQLVEKVTRQVIRCELTLQPTQLLTLVEEALSSLPQIPEQLKVYLNPEEFRRISEAEPEKAREWGLCADADMAPGECRVVTDTSEMDVGCQHRLDQCMDVLQSSLLPDTADELVA; encoded by the coding sequence ATGCATAAAGAAAACCAAAAATCAGTTTTTGCACCGCTAAATAGCCGCCGTGCCGCTGCGCGTCAAAGCGCCGTTCCACGCCAGCATAAGTTTCCGCCGTTGCGGAAAAGCTGGCAGAAAGCCAATGGCTTAGCGAGTGAAAGCGGCGACTTAATGCAGGCGCTCGATCCGGCAGAATATCAAAAGCAACTGATGGATGGTTTTCAGGACGGATTAAACCGCGGCTTTGCTCAGGGTCTGGAAGAAGGCAAAGAGGAAGGCTATCAGGAAGGCGCGAATACGGGTTTTGAAGAGGGAATGCGCAAAGGTTTTGCCGAAGGCAAACTGGCGGGCAAACAGCAATTTATCGATGCCGCTGAGCCGCTTGATTCTCTCACTGCTCAGCTACAGCGTTATCTTGATGGCTATGAACTTCGTCGCCGTGAAGAGCTGTTACAGCTGGTAGAAAAAGTGACACGTCAGGTGATCCGCTGCGAGCTGACATTACAGCCAACCCAGCTATTAACGCTGGTGGAAGAAGCGCTCAGCAGCCTGCCGCAGATCCCCGAACAGCTCAAGGTGTATCTCAACCCTGAAGAATTCCGCCGCATTAGCGAAGCGGAGCCTGAGAAGGCGCGTGAGTGGGGACTGTGTGCGGACGCGGATATGGCACCGGGCGAGTGTCGAGTAGTGACAGACACCTCCGAGATGGATGTTGGCTGCCAGCATCGCCTCGATCAGTGCATGGATGTGCTGCAAAGCAGCTTACTGCCTGATACCGCAGACGAGCTGGTTGCATGA